The following proteins are co-located in the Colletotrichum lupini chromosome 4, complete sequence genome:
- a CDS encoding syntaxin 6 — MMSSANEEDPFLQVQQDVLAQLDSTRPLFTSYLRIRSLSTSPTSPELASARADLESALASLAEDLADLVESVKAVESDPTAFGLSGPEITRRKRLVQDVGGEVEDMREELAKKLGAATAAGGKGKSSAANSDLPDPSSFAIGDGHHGDHDDDDDDDYAAEFEQQQQLEMMREQDGHLDGVFRTVGNLRRQADDMGRELEEQREMLEVVDGVADRVGGRLQTGVAKLQYVMRHNEDRLSSCCIAVLIFVLILLLILLLIL, encoded by the exons ATGATGTCTTCCGCCAACGAAGAGGATCCCTTCCTCCAAGTTCAACA AGACGTCCTCGCCCAACTGGACTCAACCAGACCCCTATTCACATCCTACCTACGCATCCGCTCCCTCTCAACCTCCCCAACCTCCCCCGAACTCGCCTCCGCCCGCGCCGACCTCGAATCCGCCCTCGCCTCCCTAGCCGAAGACCTTGCCGACCTCGTCGAGTCCGTCAAGGCCGTCGAATCCGACCCCACAGCCTTTGGCCTCTCCGGCCCAGAAATCACGCGGCGCAAGAGGCTAGTTCAAGATGTCGGCGGCGAAGTAGAAGACATGCGCGAGGAGCTCGCCAAAAAGCTCGGCGCAGCAACAGCGGCAGGAGGCAAGGGCAAATCCTCAGCCGCAAACTCGGACCTCCCCGATCCGAGCTCCTTCGCCATAGGCGACGGCCACCACGGAGaccacgacgacgacgacgacgacgactacGCGGCCGAGTtcgagcagcagcagcagctcgAGATGATGCGCGAGCAGGACGGCCACCTGGACGGCGTGTTCCGCACCGTGGGCAACCTGCGGCGGCAGGCGGACGACATGGGCCGCGAGCTCGAGGAGCAGAGGGAGATGCTCGAGGTCGTGGACGGCGTCGCGGACCGCGTGGGCGGGCGGCTGCAGACGGGCGTGGCGAAGCTACAGTACGTGATGCGGCACAACGAGGACCGGCTGAGTAGCTGCTGCATCGCCGTGCTCATTTTTGTGCTGATCTTGTTGCTTATTTTGTTGTTGATTttgtaa